From the genome of Bos indicus x Bos taurus breed Angus x Brahman F1 hybrid chromosome 14, Bos_hybrid_MaternalHap_v2.0, whole genome shotgun sequence, one region includes:
- the AARD gene encoding alanine and arginine-rich domain-containing protein produces the protein MGLEDSGRRREGPSRGPHNILHAAGLRSSTLRPSRGFLEGGRGVDGPEEAQAAGPRLDELKRRLVRAFQRAVLRGSSRRLREEAAAREAQSRARVESALAGLRAELLEMRFQNRQLARTLLDLNMKMQQLKKEDEMETALESQSSEDNAQNLE, from the exons ATGGGCCTAGAGGACTCCGGCCGCCGCAGAGAGGGCCCCTCCCGGGGGCCCCACAACATCCTCCACGCGGCCGGGCTCCGGTCCTCCACCCTGCGTCCCTCACGAGGCTTCCTCGAAGGCGGCAGGGGCGTGGACGGCCCGGAGGAGGCCCAGGCCGCCGGTCCGCGGCTGGACGAGCTCAAGCGGCGGCTGGTGCGCGCCTTCCAGCGGGCGGTGCTGCGCGGCAGCTCCAGGCGTTTGCGGGAAGAGGCGGCGGCGCGGGAGGCGCAGAGCCGGGCGCGCGTGGAGAGCGCCCTGGCCGGGCTGCGCGCCGAGCTG CTGGAAATGCGTTTCCAGAATCGTCAGCTGGCCAGAACTCTGCTGGATTTAAACATGAAAATGCAACAACTGAAAAAGGAGGACGAAATGGAAACTGCATTAGAATCGCAGAGCTCTGAAGATAATGCTCAGAATCTGGAATGA